A single genomic interval of Littorina saxatilis isolate snail1 linkage group LG17, US_GU_Lsax_2.0, whole genome shotgun sequence harbors:
- the LOC138953727 gene encoding uncharacterized protein, with protein sequence MVVGAGRLMKYPYSITGKLALFPYRWHWKNGRFVRFLGYTLVGVLPLIFKIHSAVHNPGNVRQWEEIRKKRLHTHFDPVH encoded by the exons ATG GTTGTGGGTGCTGGTCGACTGATGAAATACCCGTACTCTATTACGGGTAAACTAGCTTTGTTCCCATACCGCTGGCACTGGAAGAATGGCCGCTTTGTCCGTTTCCTGGGGTACACTCTTGTGGGAGTTTTACCCTTGATCTTCAAGATTCATAGTGCTG TACACAATCCTGGCAACGTTCGCCAGTGGGAGGAGATCAGGAAGAAGAGGCTGC aCACCCACTTTGACCCTGTACACTAA